A genomic region of Metopolophium dirhodum isolate CAU chromosome 1, ASM1992520v1, whole genome shotgun sequence contains the following coding sequences:
- the LOC132935251 gene encoding nuclear receptor coactivator 2-like isoform X9 yields the protein MNSLSVKPDKCAILQETVNQVRAGTHRLSSDQTESLISTEAAVQQGEVSSSKPTRISNTELAPLLLSALDGFLFVVNADSQIEFVTENIQQFLHYNKEELLGKSVYNIIHHGDHTKFGVLLNNPLLIYDSPIGSLGSNVPTTPLMEQSPSGSKGNNWNQRFTKKFNCRLLIKPPSDQDQTIEEKQTRVSQYETLQISSTKINGGMVDDEDSTDGVSQNLLCIARRVPYNEKHLSPPLEQFTIKLDQNGKILALDTKDVSEVYAQHINKDCLVGRLLHDKCHKNDVIKVANHLQETRRAGFGTSPVYKLHLVEDKYVKVQTKSKYFKSNENHEMDFIMAAHSIIVDSEMCAMIENNSARAAAEQMNASFNGTDPLSLMSNSVGSNQSVSILQSESKFGNDYNMTPSSDLNFSDFGLFPSTTFGDMLQENKWSEPSTNSVEAPSRTTPVPSPATVSSNPHTPVAQTQYSSFPFSPLIPSPKDSYDSCGSVDRMESARLRTLLMKRTDGSSEDNNVSKNKHNILKGLLNPDDMASQSADDESTNHSTPPSPANVRQASRSNSNMNDSPSTPNNATTSNNNNNMLIKLLNDKSEDEDIEARAGLKKQNDLLQQLLKDDDNVRQHGIMLEQNNQHSNEDLLLNSVGFRILSPTSPDSHNHGRKRNSISADDENDHPPLKRTNSSGGSSGPSVLESMPSPSGSQAQVTNSKLRERNKMLASLLAKDPPPTAIPAIPASVISATPQDKLVTIIKHQQQQQQQQQQQSAGGWNMNSGQHSMTSSSVQTQLQSHQRILLQKSGNNLYLNHMLDQPQALQSQNQIQLQQMRQVTSSAISGYSSLLSNIAESNSNSLPFNSDPELSDLLEEVMDIMNVTSDNSTLLNLFNVLETPNVPNPVGQNTTNQNSYNSLMNEKMAVNAIQKSLMQVESTVESPSPLNYGSPTGSNHHAQNQFIPPPAYQPQQKNSVRFNPQQSPRPPYPKNVQTPPLQQQQLLLQQQQQQKQRLIQQQQQKQRLLQQQQQQKIMVVTTNAATLPTPDPTTALQTIDSLLNNTGPPNVALQRSSSVPDSQSQLSPVYAAPCSVLLNSSQISPSSNRQPPYSTLTQQSFPMLNYGTTTQTQTTTQAQQIVQQATSRMSPSSHSQYQNPINPCVSQQQQTQNIYNSQTQQPGVWTQQRLTLHQQQNPMLNAQLQITGGFNNSSVRQNFLNQQQQSHGSATRVLTSPVGYNTEVPPNTNCQPQQQQQQQQFRLPRNINMTTTNSQIQGGNNGVTEFTRNELRAFVGVRSQQQGITRLSNQLLPGQNVNSAELDSLGLNFDMSPTGGNESPKWSSLNSDLSSSSPQPQGMPARNPMNDSPRTSSANSTTNVTDQKSSSLLQKLLSEK from the exons CAAATAGAATTTGTGACagaaaatatacaacaatttcTACATTATAACAAAGAAGAATTACTTGGTAagagtgtttataatattattcaccacGGTGATCACACCAAGTTTGGTGTTCTTTTAAACAACCCATTGTTAATCTACGACTCGCCTATCGGTTCTCTGGGCTCTAACGTACCAACCACTCCTCTTATGGAGCAATCGCCCTCTGGTTCCAAAGGGAACAATTGGAATCAGAGgtttactaaaaaatttaattgccGGCTATTAATCAAACCTCCATCTGATCAAGACCAAACTATCGAAGAAAAACAGACAAGAGTTAGCCAGTACGAAACATTACAG ATATCGTCTACAAAAATTAATGGTGGTATGGTCGATGACGAAGATAGTACAGATGGCGTTAGCCAGAATTTGTTATGCATAGCACGACGAGTGCCGTataatgaaaaacatttaaGTCCTCCTTTGGAGCAGTTTACAATTAAACTTGATCAAAATGGGAAGATTTTGGCTTTGGATACCAAAGATGTATCTGAAGTTTATGCTCAACACATAAATAAG GATTGTTTAGTGGGTAGATTGTTACATGATAAATGTCATAAGAATGATGTAATAAAAGTGGCCAACCATCTACAAGAAACACGTCGGGCAGGTTTCGGTACAAGTCCAGTTTATAAGTTACACTTAGTTGAAGATAAATATGTAAAGGTTCAAACTAAGTCTAAGTATTTCAAAAGTAATGAAAATCATGAAATGGACTTTATAATGGCAGCACATTCAatcattgt tgataGTGAAATGTGTGCTATGATTGAGAACAATAGTGCTCGAGCAGCAGCAGAACAGATGAATGCCTCATTCAATGGGACAGATCCATTATCATTAATGTCTAATAGTGTTGGATCTAATCAGTCTGTGTCGATCTTGCAATCTGAATCTAAATTCGGTAATGACTATAACATGACTCCGTCATCTGATCTCAATTTTTCCGATTTCGGATTATTTCCAAGCACGACTTTTGGTGATATGTTGCAAGAAAATAAGTGGTCTGAACCATCTACAAACTCAGTTGAAGCCCCATCTAGAACTACACCAGTGCCTAGCCCAGCCACAGTATCGTCCAACCCACACACTCCTGTGGCACAGACTCAGTACTCTTCATTTCCTTTCAGTCCACTCATACCATCACCAAAGGATTCTTATGATTCTTGTGGTAGTGTGGATAGAATGGAATCAGCTCGACTACGAACATTGCTGATGAAACGAACTGATGGATCATCTGAAGACAACAATGTATCAaagaacaaacataatatattaaaaggatTGTTGAATCCAGATGATATGGCTTCCCAAAGTGCAGATGACGAGTCAACTAATCACAGCACTCCACCAAGTCCTGCTAATGTACGGCAAGCATCTCGCAGCAATTCTAACATGAACGATTCCCCATCAACTCCAAATAATGCTACTaccagcaataataataacaatatgttgaTTAAG TTATTAAATGACAAAAGTGAAGATGAAGATATTGAAGCTCGAGCAGggcttaaaaaacaaaatgatctTCTTCAACAATTACTAAAAGATGATGATAATGTTAGGCAGCATGGAATCATGCTTGAG CAAAACAATCAACACTCAAATGAGGACCTATTACTGAATAGCGTGGGTTTTCGTATTCTGTCCCCAACATCACCTGACAGTCATAACCATGGCCGTAAACGTAATAGCATAAGTGCTGACGATGAAAATGATCATCCTCCATTGAAGCGTACCAATAGTTCTGGAGGAAGTTCAGGCCCTTCAGTTCTTGAATCAATGCCAAGCCCTAGTGGCTCTCAGGCACAAGTTACCAATAGTAAATTACGCGAGCGAAACAAAATGCTTGCTTCATTGTTAGCCAAAGATCCTCCTCCTACTGCTATACCAGCAATACCGGCTTCTGTTATATCAGCTACACCACAAGATAAATTAGTTACTATTATAAAACatcagcagcaacaacaacagcagcagcagcaacaatcTG ctgGTGGCTGGAACATGAACAGTGGACAACATTCAATGACTTCATCAAGTGTGCAAACCCAACTTCAAAGTCACCAACGGATTTTACTgcaaaaaa GTggtaataacttgtacctaaaTCATATGCTGGATCAACCACAGGCTCTCCAAAGTCAAAACCAAATTCAATTACAACAAATGCGACAAGTTACCTCCTCAGCTATTAGTGGTTATAGTTCTCTATTGAGTAATATAGCTGAATCAAATAGTAACTCATTACCATTTAATTCGGATCCAGAATTGTCAGATCTTTTAGAAGAAGTCATGGACATCATGAATGTTACTTCAG ATAATTCGACATTGTTAAACTTATTCAACGTTTTAGAAACACCAAACGTCCCCAATCCTGTTGGACAAAACACTACCAACCAAAATTCTTACAATTCTTTAATGAATGAAAAAATGGCTGTTAATGCAATTCAAAAATCTTTGATGCAAGTTGAATCTACAGTTGAATCGCCTTCACCA ttaaacTATGGTTCTCCAACTGGAAGCAATCATCATGCACAAAACCAATTTATTCCACCTCCAGCATATCAACCACAACAAAAAAACAGTGTCAGATTCAATCCACAGCAATCACCTAGGCCACCATATCCTAAGAATGTTCAAACTCCGCCTTTG caacaacaacagttattattgcaacagcaacagcaacaaaaACAAAGGTTGATTCAGCAACAACAACAGAAGCAAAGACTtttacaacaacaacagcaacaaaaaataatggttgTTACAACAAATGCTGCAACTTTACCAACCCCAGATCCTACCACTGCTTTGCAAACTATAGATTCATTGTTAAATAATACTGGTCCACCTAATGTTGCGTTACAA CGTTCCTCGAGTGTACCTGATTCACAATCTCAACTAAGTCCAGTTTATGCTGCTCCCTGCAGTGTGTTGCTCAATTCGTCTCAGATCTCACCTTCATCTAACCGACAACCCCCCTATTCTACTCTTACACAACAGTCTTTCCCTATGTTAAA ctaTGGAACTACTACACAAACTCAAACCACTACACAAGCGCAACAAATTGTACAACAAGCCACTTCAAGAATGTCTCCATCATCACATTCACAATATCAAAATCCTATCAACCCCTGTGTTAGccaa caacagcaaacacaaaatatttataatagccaAACTCAACAACCTGGGGTGTGGACTCAACAGAGATTGACATTACATCAACAACAGAATCCTATGCTTAATGCTCAACTACag atcacTGGTGGTTTCAATAACAGTTCTGTGAGACAAAATTTTCTTAATCAACAGCAACAAAGTCACGGAAGTGCCACTCGTGTACTAACAAGTCCTGTAGGTTATAATACCGAAGTACCACCTAATACCAATTGTCAGCcacaacagcaacaacagcaacagcaattCCGGTTACctagaaatataaatatgacaaCTACTAATTCACAAATTCAgg gcGGGAATAATGGTGTCACAGAATTTACTAGAAATGAGCTGCGGGCATTTGTAGGTGTTCGTAGTCAACAACAGGGAATTACTCGGTTATCTAACCAATTATTACCTGGACAAAATGTTAATTCCGCAGAACTCGATTCATTGGGCTTAAATTTTGATATGTCTCCTACag GTGGTAATGAAAGTCCCAAGTGGTCTAGTTTAAATTCAGATTTAAGTTCGTCCTCACCACAGCCCCAAGGAATGCCTGCAAGG aatccAATGAATGACTCTCCGAGAACTAGTAGTGCAAATTCAACCACTAACGTAACAGACCAAAAATCATCTTCTCTTCTGCAAAAATTGCTttcggaaaaataa
- the LOC132935251 gene encoding nuclear receptor coactivator 3-like isoform X8 — translation MSGGASPSSALPKKKKKSDAKGQSQLNKCRNEKRRREQENIYIEELAELISASFADMNSLSVKPDKCAILQETVNQVRAGTHRLSSDQTESLISTEAAVQQGEVSSSKPTRISNTELAPLLLSALDGFLFVVNADSQIEFVTENIQQFLHYNKEELLGKSVYNIIHHGDHTKFGVLLNNPLLIYDSPIGSLGSNVPTTPLMEQSPSGSKGNNWNQRFTKKFNCRLLIKPPSDQDQTIEEKQTRVSQYETLQISSTKINGGMVDDEDSTDGVSQNLLCIARRVPYNEKHLSPPLEQFTIKLDQNGKILALDTKDVSEVYAQHINKDCLVGRLLHDKCHKNDVIKVANHLQETRRAGFGTSPVYKLHLVEDKYVKVQTKSKYFKSNENHEMDFIMAAHSIIVDSEMCAMIENNSARAAAEQMNASFNGTDPLSLMSNSVGSNQSVSILQSESKFGNDYNMTPSSDLNFSDFGLFPSTTFGDMLQENKWSEPSTNSVEAPSRTTPVPSPATVSSNPHTPVAQTQYSSFPFSPLIPSPKDSYDSCGSVDRMESARLRTLLMKRTDGSSEDNNVSKNKHNILKGLLNPDDMASQSADDESTNHSTPPSPANVRQASRSNSNMNDSPSTPNNATTSNNNNNMLIKLLNDKSEDEDIEARAGLKKQNDLLQQLLKDDDNVRQHGIMLEQNNQHSNEDLLLNSVGFRILSPTSPDSHNHGRKRNSISADDENDHPPLKRTNSSGGSSGPSVLESMPSPSGSQAQVTNSKLRERNKMLASLLAKDPPPTAIPAIPASVISATPQDKLVTIIKHQQQQQQQQQQQSAGGWNMNSGQHSMTSSSVQTQLQSHQRILLQKSGNNLYLNHMLDQPQALQSQNQIQLQQMRQVTSSAISGYSSLLSNIAESNSNSLPFNSDPELSDLLEEVMDIMNVTSDNSTLLNLFNVLETPNVPNPVGQNTTNQNSYNSLMNEKMAVNAIQKSLMQVESTVESPSPLNYGSPTGSNHHAQNQFIPPPAYQPQQKNSVRFNPQQSPRPPYPKNVQTPPLQQQQLLLQQQQQQKQRLIQQQQQKQRLLQQQQQQKIMVVTTNAATLPTPDPTTALQTIDSLLNNTGPPNVALQRSSSVPDSQSQLSPVYAAPCSVLLNSSQISPSSNRQPPYSTLTQQSFPMLNYGTTTQTQTTTQAQQIVQQATSRMSPSSHSQYQNPINPCVSQQQQTQNIYNSQTQQPGVWTQQRLTLHQQQNPMLNAQLQITGGFNNSSVRQNFLNQQQQSHGSATRVLTSPVGYNTEVPPNTNCQPQQQQQQQQFRLPRNINMTTTNSQIQGGNNGVTEFTRNELRAFVGVRSQQQGITRLSNQLLPGQNVNSAELDSLGLNFDMSPTGGNESPKWSSLNSDLSSSSPQPQGMPARNPMNDSPRTSSANSTTNVTDQKSSSLLQKLLSEK, via the exons CAAATAGAATTTGTGACagaaaatatacaacaatttcTACATTATAACAAAGAAGAATTACTTGGTAagagtgtttataatattattcaccacGGTGATCACACCAAGTTTGGTGTTCTTTTAAACAACCCATTGTTAATCTACGACTCGCCTATCGGTTCTCTGGGCTCTAACGTACCAACCACTCCTCTTATGGAGCAATCGCCCTCTGGTTCCAAAGGGAACAATTGGAATCAGAGgtttactaaaaaatttaattgccGGCTATTAATCAAACCTCCATCTGATCAAGACCAAACTATCGAAGAAAAACAGACAAGAGTTAGCCAGTACGAAACATTACAG ATATCGTCTACAAAAATTAATGGTGGTATGGTCGATGACGAAGATAGTACAGATGGCGTTAGCCAGAATTTGTTATGCATAGCACGACGAGTGCCGTataatgaaaaacatttaaGTCCTCCTTTGGAGCAGTTTACAATTAAACTTGATCAAAATGGGAAGATTTTGGCTTTGGATACCAAAGATGTATCTGAAGTTTATGCTCAACACATAAATAAG GATTGTTTAGTGGGTAGATTGTTACATGATAAATGTCATAAGAATGATGTAATAAAAGTGGCCAACCATCTACAAGAAACACGTCGGGCAGGTTTCGGTACAAGTCCAGTTTATAAGTTACACTTAGTTGAAGATAAATATGTAAAGGTTCAAACTAAGTCTAAGTATTTCAAAAGTAATGAAAATCATGAAATGGACTTTATAATGGCAGCACATTCAatcattgt tgataGTGAAATGTGTGCTATGATTGAGAACAATAGTGCTCGAGCAGCAGCAGAACAGATGAATGCCTCATTCAATGGGACAGATCCATTATCATTAATGTCTAATAGTGTTGGATCTAATCAGTCTGTGTCGATCTTGCAATCTGAATCTAAATTCGGTAATGACTATAACATGACTCCGTCATCTGATCTCAATTTTTCCGATTTCGGATTATTTCCAAGCACGACTTTTGGTGATATGTTGCAAGAAAATAAGTGGTCTGAACCATCTACAAACTCAGTTGAAGCCCCATCTAGAACTACACCAGTGCCTAGCCCAGCCACAGTATCGTCCAACCCACACACTCCTGTGGCACAGACTCAGTACTCTTCATTTCCTTTCAGTCCACTCATACCATCACCAAAGGATTCTTATGATTCTTGTGGTAGTGTGGATAGAATGGAATCAGCTCGACTACGAACATTGCTGATGAAACGAACTGATGGATCATCTGAAGACAACAATGTATCAaagaacaaacataatatattaaaaggatTGTTGAATCCAGATGATATGGCTTCCCAAAGTGCAGATGACGAGTCAACTAATCACAGCACTCCACCAAGTCCTGCTAATGTACGGCAAGCATCTCGCAGCAATTCTAACATGAACGATTCCCCATCAACTCCAAATAATGCTACTaccagcaataataataacaatatgttgaTTAAG TTATTAAATGACAAAAGTGAAGATGAAGATATTGAAGCTCGAGCAGggcttaaaaaacaaaatgatctTCTTCAACAATTACTAAAAGATGATGATAATGTTAGGCAGCATGGAATCATGCTTGAG CAAAACAATCAACACTCAAATGAGGACCTATTACTGAATAGCGTGGGTTTTCGTATTCTGTCCCCAACATCACCTGACAGTCATAACCATGGCCGTAAACGTAATAGCATAAGTGCTGACGATGAAAATGATCATCCTCCATTGAAGCGTACCAATAGTTCTGGAGGAAGTTCAGGCCCTTCAGTTCTTGAATCAATGCCAAGCCCTAGTGGCTCTCAGGCACAAGTTACCAATAGTAAATTACGCGAGCGAAACAAAATGCTTGCTTCATTGTTAGCCAAAGATCCTCCTCCTACTGCTATACCAGCAATACCGGCTTCTGTTATATCAGCTACACCACAAGATAAATTAGTTACTATTATAAAACatcagcagcaacaacaacagcagcagcagcaacaatcTG ctgGTGGCTGGAACATGAACAGTGGACAACATTCAATGACTTCATCAAGTGTGCAAACCCAACTTCAAAGTCACCAACGGATTTTACTgcaaaaaa GTggtaataacttgtacctaaaTCATATGCTGGATCAACCACAGGCTCTCCAAAGTCAAAACCAAATTCAATTACAACAAATGCGACAAGTTACCTCCTCAGCTATTAGTGGTTATAGTTCTCTATTGAGTAATATAGCTGAATCAAATAGTAACTCATTACCATTTAATTCGGATCCAGAATTGTCAGATCTTTTAGAAGAAGTCATGGACATCATGAATGTTACTTCAG ATAATTCGACATTGTTAAACTTATTCAACGTTTTAGAAACACCAAACGTCCCCAATCCTGTTGGACAAAACACTACCAACCAAAATTCTTACAATTCTTTAATGAATGAAAAAATGGCTGTTAATGCAATTCAAAAATCTTTGATGCAAGTTGAATCTACAGTTGAATCGCCTTCACCA ttaaacTATGGTTCTCCAACTGGAAGCAATCATCATGCACAAAACCAATTTATTCCACCTCCAGCATATCAACCACAACAAAAAAACAGTGTCAGATTCAATCCACAGCAATCACCTAGGCCACCATATCCTAAGAATGTTCAAACTCCGCCTTTG caacaacaacagttattattgcaacagcaacagcaacaaaaACAAAGGTTGATTCAGCAACAACAACAGAAGCAAAGACTtttacaacaacaacagcaacaaaaaataatggttgTTACAACAAATGCTGCAACTTTACCAACCCCAGATCCTACCACTGCTTTGCAAACTATAGATTCATTGTTAAATAATACTGGTCCACCTAATGTTGCGTTACAA CGTTCCTCGAGTGTACCTGATTCACAATCTCAACTAAGTCCAGTTTATGCTGCTCCCTGCAGTGTGTTGCTCAATTCGTCTCAGATCTCACCTTCATCTAACCGACAACCCCCCTATTCTACTCTTACACAACAGTCTTTCCCTATGTTAAA ctaTGGAACTACTACACAAACTCAAACCACTACACAAGCGCAACAAATTGTACAACAAGCCACTTCAAGAATGTCTCCATCATCACATTCACAATATCAAAATCCTATCAACCCCTGTGTTAGccaa caacagcaaacacaaaatatttataatagccaAACTCAACAACCTGGGGTGTGGACTCAACAGAGATTGACATTACATCAACAACAGAATCCTATGCTTAATGCTCAACTACag atcacTGGTGGTTTCAATAACAGTTCTGTGAGACAAAATTTTCTTAATCAACAGCAACAAAGTCACGGAAGTGCCACTCGTGTACTAACAAGTCCTGTAGGTTATAATACCGAAGTACCACCTAATACCAATTGTCAGCcacaacagcaacaacagcaacagcaattCCGGTTACctagaaatataaatatgacaaCTACTAATTCACAAATTCAgg gcGGGAATAATGGTGTCACAGAATTTACTAGAAATGAGCTGCGGGCATTTGTAGGTGTTCGTAGTCAACAACAGGGAATTACTCGGTTATCTAACCAATTATTACCTGGACAAAATGTTAATTCCGCAGAACTCGATTCATTGGGCTTAAATTTTGATATGTCTCCTACag GTGGTAATGAAAGTCCCAAGTGGTCTAGTTTAAATTCAGATTTAAGTTCGTCCTCACCACAGCCCCAAGGAATGCCTGCAAGG aatccAATGAATGACTCTCCGAGAACTAGTAGTGCAAATTCAACCACTAACGTAACAGACCAAAAATCATCTTCTCTTCTGCAAAAATTGCTttcggaaaaataa